The following coding sequences lie in one Hyphobacterium sp. CCMP332 genomic window:
- a CDS encoding alpha-2-macroglobulin, with protein MMTTGLTRIGLGAVAMALALTACQERQTGTAGTDRDGIQLSDRSASAPRPEPEYPDQFDYLRYRIDVSAAQPAACFVFSQALDPAVDYSPYVELDPPANIALRIDGSSLCVGGLTFGQSPDITLLAGLPAADGDTLAISETTTIEFGARPAYVGFSGDGVILPRIDADGIPIETVNVDEVEIEVLRITDRALVFREITQGYTASEDEWGYLYGEESPNDVGRTIWQGTMDTSGEPNAPVITVMPLAETIGVLEPGAYFVRVRDATVDESENQPARSERWFVITDLALTSYVGQDGIDVTVRSLQTGRSVEGVDIQLLAQSNEILATVESDDDGRVRFDDPLTNGTGANSPRLLAAYGPDGDFALLDFNRAPVDLSEHNIDGRRTPDGADAFLYLDRGIYRPGETVHATALIRDREANAIDDRPGSFILYAPNGIESDRLRFDEADMAGGLQHDFDISSAAARGIWRLSLELDGVGVVGRTSFSVEDFVPQRIELDIEADDTTPLKAEESRGIEANVRFLYGAPGAGLPVEGEVRIEVDPSPFEEFSGYRFGLHDQAFQQIAYDLPDAVTDGAGRAVLGLDAGRRGAEATQPLRARVVVSAIEPGGRPVRDDVRIPYRPRDLYIGLEPDFDGRAERDAATAFNVVALDSYGDQTDARLEWRLTRQDNRYDWYRTSGGAWRWRRTSFTVPIEDGVIQTGGEITAVNTPPLDWGNYRLEVSGPDGASSSYGFWVGWGSVAQDGVEAPDRVRIATPEDAPAVGDTAQITLQAPYAGEAEIVVATDRVIASYTISLPEGGTGFTLPVTDEWGTGAYVMATVYTPRDAAEQPRPRRAVGVAYIPVSAAERTIDLAFDMPELVRPRQIVSVDLEASQNTRNAYVTVAAVDEGILLLTRFESPDPIDWYFGQRALDVSLYDDYGRLLDPNQGAAAPVRSGGDQIGGAGLTVVPTQTVALFSGPVEFDRNGNASVDIEVPDFNGELRLMAVAWSDTALGSASQALTVRDPVPAELILPRFLSPGDQAQATLTIDNVEGEAGDYIAMFSSNGPVSFDQPQNGAAMEPGERRDDTVGITAGDIGIAQLSMDVIGPDIELESSYPIQVRSAFRPQADYQRYALAAGENWSPDPALLSEFNTGDAELELSFSAIPMDAAAIYQHLSRYPFGCTEQQTSRAMPLLYAGQMAALAGLETDSDSHQRIRDAVETILSRQSSDGAIGQWRMGDRYADGWLGAYATDFLARADAAGYDVPEAALDRAYTVLGHIARGDFYRAGGYDTDIRRGPWQRDTQQRLNDRSQAYAFYVLARAGRADVGRLRYFHDERIDQISSPLARAHVAAALAMVGDRSRSQNAFDLAERVLGYNNPGDYYQTPRRDLAGVLALAAEAGDTDRVERLGSRVAVELPAVDSLTTQEMAYLLLAANALTQEGDEVEIAPDGAVTVRAENRSFAMSPDDLAQGASFTNASDNPVWLTSVARGTPSEPPAAEASRLTVSKRIRNTDGSEADLANISQGDRLVISFEIVNPESRRAPLILADLLPAGFEIEAVVQTNEGGPNGVYSWLGSIDSARIQEARDDRYVAAIEVYGQRTERYAYTVRAVTPGRFTIPGVVVEDMYRTDVFARTAAGEVVIRAR; from the coding sequence ATGATGACGACCGGTTTGACACGCATCGGCCTGGGGGCCGTGGCAATGGCATTGGCACTGACAGCCTGTCAGGAGCGACAGACCGGCACGGCAGGGACGGACCGCGACGGCATTCAGCTCTCGGATCGATCCGCGTCAGCGCCCCGGCCCGAACCGGAATACCCGGACCAGTTTGACTATCTTCGCTATCGTATTGATGTCTCGGCAGCCCAGCCCGCCGCCTGTTTTGTGTTTTCCCAGGCGCTGGACCCCGCCGTCGATTATTCGCCCTATGTCGAACTGGATCCGCCCGCAAATATTGCCCTCCGGATTGACGGATCATCGCTCTGCGTCGGCGGGCTGACCTTCGGTCAGTCGCCCGATATCACCCTGCTGGCAGGCTTGCCCGCCGCCGATGGCGATACCCTGGCGATATCCGAAACCACCACGATCGAATTTGGCGCGCGCCCGGCCTATGTCGGCTTCTCCGGAGACGGCGTCATCCTGCCGCGTATTGATGCCGATGGTATTCCCATCGAGACGGTCAATGTCGATGAAGTCGAAATCGAGGTCTTGCGGATCACGGATCGCGCGCTTGTCTTCCGCGAAATCACGCAAGGCTATACCGCCTCGGAAGATGAATGGGGCTATCTCTATGGCGAAGAAAGCCCGAACGATGTCGGGCGGACCATCTGGCAGGGCACGATGGACACATCGGGCGAGCCCAACGCCCCCGTCATTACAGTTATGCCGCTCGCAGAAACGATTGGCGTTCTGGAGCCCGGCGCCTATTTCGTGCGCGTCCGCGATGCCACCGTTGATGAATCTGAAAACCAACCCGCCCGGTCCGAGCGCTGGTTTGTCATCACCGATCTGGCCCTGACCTCCTATGTCGGACAGGACGGCATCGACGTCACGGTGAGGTCGCTTCAGACCGGCCGGTCCGTGGAAGGCGTCGATATCCAGCTGCTCGCCCAGTCCAATGAAATTCTCGCCACGGTCGAGAGCGATGACGATGGCCGCGTTCGCTTTGACGACCCGCTGACCAACGGCACGGGAGCCAATTCACCCCGCTTGCTGGCCGCCTACGGCCCGGACGGTGATTTCGCCCTGCTCGATTTCAACCGTGCACCGGTGGATCTCTCCGAGCACAATATCGATGGTCGCCGCACGCCCGACGGCGCGGATGCCTTTCTCTATCTGGATCGTGGCATCTACCGTCCCGGCGAAACCGTTCACGCCACGGCGCTGATCCGCGACCGGGAGGCCAATGCGATAGACGACCGGCCCGGCAGTTTCATCCTCTATGCTCCCAATGGCATTGAGTCCGATCGCCTGCGTTTTGATGAAGCGGACATGGCCGGTGGCCTGCAGCACGATTTTGATATTTCGAGCGCCGCCGCGCGCGGCATCTGGCGTCTGTCGCTGGAGCTGGATGGCGTTGGCGTCGTGGGACGCACCAGCTTTTCGGTGGAGGACTTCGTTCCGCAACGCATCGAACTGGATATCGAAGCCGATGACACCACGCCGTTAAAGGCCGAAGAAAGCCGCGGCATCGAAGCCAATGTCCGCTTTCTGTACGGTGCACCCGGAGCCGGCCTGCCGGTGGAAGGCGAAGTCCGTATCGAGGTCGATCCGTCCCCGTTTGAGGAATTTTCCGGCTATCGCTTCGGCCTTCATGATCAGGCCTTTCAGCAGATCGCCTATGACTTGCCCGATGCCGTCACGGACGGCGCCGGCCGCGCCGTGCTCGGGCTCGATGCCGGACGCCGCGGAGCCGAGGCTACCCAGCCCTTGCGCGCCCGGGTCGTTGTCTCCGCCATTGAACCGGGCGGACGCCCGGTGCGCGATGATGTCCGTATCCCCTATCGCCCGCGTGACCTCTACATTGGTCTGGAACCGGATTTCGACGGCCGGGCGGAACGCGATGCGGCAACCGCCTTCAATGTCGTCGCACTCGATTCCTATGGCGATCAGACCGACGCCCGTCTGGAATGGCGTCTGACCCGCCAGGACAATCGCTATGACTGGTATCGGACCAGCGGCGGGGCGTGGCGCTGGCGCCGGACGAGCTTCACGGTTCCGATTGAGGACGGTGTGATCCAGACCGGTGGAGAGATTACGGCGGTCAACACGCCGCCGCTGGATTGGGGCAATTACCGGCTCGAAGTCTCGGGTCCGGATGGCGCTTCCAGCAGCTATGGCTTCTGGGTCGGCTGGGGCAGCGTCGCGCAAGATGGCGTCGAAGCGCCGGACCGCGTCCGGATAGCAACGCCCGAGGACGCACCTGCTGTAGGCGATACGGCCCAGATCACGCTGCAAGCCCCCTATGCCGGTGAAGCGGAGATCGTGGTCGCAACCGACCGCGTGATTGCCAGCTACACCATCAGCCTGCCCGAAGGCGGGACCGGCTTCACGCTGCCCGTCACGGATGAGTGGGGCACCGGCGCTTATGTCATGGCGACGGTTTACACGCCGCGTGACGCCGCAGAGCAACCGCGCCCGCGCCGGGCTGTCGGGGTCGCCTATATTCCGGTCAGCGCCGCAGAGCGCACCATTGATCTCGCCTTCGACATGCCCGAACTGGTGCGCCCGCGTCAGATCGTCAGTGTCGATCTCGAAGCCAGCCAGAATACGCGCAATGCATATGTGACGGTCGCAGCGGTCGATGAAGGCATTTTGCTCCTCACACGCTTTGAATCCCCCGATCCCATCGACTGGTATTTCGGACAACGCGCCCTCGATGTGTCGCTCTATGATGATTATGGCCGCCTGCTCGACCCCAATCAGGGTGCAGCCGCCCCAGTCAGGTCCGGTGGCGACCAGATCGGTGGTGCCGGTCTGACCGTTGTACCCACGCAAACAGTCGCCCTCTTCTCCGGCCCGGTCGAATTTGATCGCAATGGCAATGCCTCGGTCGATATCGAGGTGCCGGATTTCAACGGCGAATTGCGTCTGATGGCGGTAGCCTGGTCGGATACGGCACTCGGTTCGGCGTCGCAGGCCCTGACGGTCCGCGATCCGGTTCCCGCCGAACTGATCCTGCCGCGTTTCCTGTCTCCGGGAGATCAGGCACAGGCAACGCTGACCATTGACAATGTCGAAGGCGAAGCCGGCGATTACATCGCCATGTTCTCCAGCAACGGGCCGGTCTCCTTCGACCAGCCACAGAATGGTGCGGCCATGGAACCGGGCGAACGCCGCGATGATACGGTCGGCATCACGGCCGGTGATATCGGTATCGCTCAACTGTCCATGGATGTGATCGGCCCGGATATCGAACTGGAATCCAGCTATCCGATACAGGTGCGCTCGGCCTTCCGGCCGCAAGCCGATTATCAGCGATACGCTCTGGCGGCCGGCGAAAACTGGTCACCCGATCCGGCACTCCTGTCGGAATTCAATACCGGTGATGCCGAACTTGAGCTCAGTTTTTCGGCCATTCCCATGGATGCGGCAGCGATCTACCAGCATCTCAGCCGCTATCCTTTCGGCTGTACCGAACAACAGACAAGCCGCGCCATGCCGCTGCTCTATGCCGGCCAGATGGCCGCATTGGCCGGTCTCGAGACGGATAGCGATTCCCATCAGCGCATTCGCGATGCCGTCGAAACCATACTCAGCCGGCAAAGCTCCGATGGTGCCATTGGTCAATGGCGGATGGGCGATCGCTACGCCGATGGGTGGCTGGGCGCCTATGCCACCGACTTCCTCGCACGGGCCGACGCGGCCGGGTATGACGTTCCGGAAGCGGCCCTTGATCGCGCCTATACGGTGCTCGGTCATATCGCCCGCGGTGATTTCTATCGCGCTGGCGGGTATGATACGGACATCCGGCGAGGTCCGTGGCAACGCGATACGCAGCAGCGTCTGAATGATCGCAGCCAGGCCTATGCCTTCTACGTGCTGGCCCGCGCCGGACGCGCCGATGTCGGGCGTTTGCGTTATTTCCACGACGAGCGAATCGACCAGATTTCCAGCCCGCTGGCCCGGGCCCATGTCGCCGCCGCACTGGCCATGGTGGGGGATCGCTCGCGCAGCCAGAATGCGTTCGATCTCGCCGAACGTGTCCTCGGCTACAACAATCCCGGCGACTATTACCAGACACCGCGCCGCGATCTGGCGGGCGTGTTGGCACTCGCCGCCGAGGCGGGCGATACGGACCGCGTCGAGCGTCTTGGCAGCCGTGTGGCCGTTGAACTCCCGGCGGTAGACAGCCTGACAACGCAGGAAATGGCCTATCTGCTGCTGGCCGCCAACGCCCTCACGCAAGAAGGCGACGAGGTGGAGATCGCCCCGGATGGTGCCGTCACCGTACGGGCGGAAAATCGCAGTTTCGCGATGTCGCCGGACGATCTGGCGCAAGGGGCGAGTTTCACCAATGCGAGCGATAATCCGGTCTGGCTGACCAGCGTCGCGCGCGGCACACCCAGCGAGCCTCCGGCGGCCGAGGCGTCGCGCCTGACAGTCAGCAAACGCATCCGGAATACGGATGGCAGCGAAGCTGACCTTGCCAATATTTCGCAAGGCGACCGGCTGGTGATCTCGTTTGAAATCGTCAATCCGGAATCGCGCCGGGCACCGCTGATTCTTGCGGATTTGCTGCCGGCCGGTTTTGAAATCGAAGCCGTTGTTCAGACCAATGAAGGCGGACCGAATGGCGTCTATAGCTGGCTCGGATCCATCGATTCCGCCCGCATACAGGAAGCCCGTGATGATCGCTATGTGGCGGCCATCGAGGTCTATGGCCAGCGCACAGAGCGCTATGCCTACACCGTCCGCGCCGTAACGCCCGGCCGGTTCACCATTCCGGGTGTCGTGGTGGAAGACATGTATCGCACTGATGTCTTCGCTCGCACCGCCGCTGGTGAGGTTGTCATCCGGGCCCGCTGA
- the pbpC gene encoding penicillin-binding protein 1C, with amino-acid sequence MSRILTAWRWTSLAALTAMVLAVGLDRVFPPPPLAERSIVVTDERGQMFRAFPVEGGRWRLAADLESIDPAFVSALIAVEDSRFYEHHGVDPMAVVRAGFNAIRAGEIVSGASTLTMQTARLLEPRPERNLGSKLMEVLRALQLESRYSKDEILETYLTLTPYGGNLEGVTAASWAWFGHAPDRLTPGQIALLIALPQAPEARRPDLRPENARSGRARILDRLASYDIIAADIAAESASDPIPVRHDFPGLAWHASQYLRTANADGAVNIRSTLDFGLQQQAERLALDAAEAAGPDVQLSILIVENETRAVRAAIGSASRARDGGWIDLSDRPRSPGSTLKPFIYGMAFDDGLAMPHTRITDAPRRFDSYMPENFDRMFRGDVTVAEALQHSLNVPAVETLDAVGASRFAAGLRFAGASPVIGNSADTDTGLAIALGGAGLTVRDLATLYTGLANGGEVRPLVWTADALAADAPGMQIMSAESAGEILNILRGAPQPSGRAPASLTSNAPAIAFKTGTSWGYRDAWAAGIAGGYTVVVWVGRADARPRTGQTGREAALPILFDIFDMLPQQETPREDREPWRLAQETPEPMARYNRDPQPEILFPPDEAEVWMEASGRDYVLAGRAESALRWYVDGRPVALNAAGEPVWTPQGPGFYAVRAVDIEGRSTVSQVRIITPAG; translated from the coding sequence ATGTCGCGCATACTGACCGCCTGGCGCTGGACCAGCCTTGCCGCCCTGACCGCCATGGTTCTGGCGGTGGGGCTGGACCGCGTCTTTCCGCCGCCCCCATTGGCGGAGCGCTCCATTGTCGTCACCGACGAGCGCGGCCAGATGTTTCGCGCCTTTCCGGTCGAGGGCGGACGCTGGCGGCTGGCCGCGGACCTGGAATCGATCGACCCGGCCTTTGTCAGCGCGCTTATTGCGGTTGAGGATTCCCGCTTTTATGAGCATCATGGTGTCGATCCGATGGCGGTTGTTCGCGCGGGTTTCAATGCCATACGCGCCGGCGAAATCGTATCCGGCGCCTCGACATTGACGATGCAGACGGCGCGCCTTCTCGAGCCGCGCCCCGAACGCAATCTCGGCTCCAAGCTGATGGAAGTCTTGCGGGCATTGCAACTGGAATCCCGTTATTCCAAAGACGAAATTCTGGAAACCTACCTGACACTGACACCCTATGGCGGCAATCTCGAAGGCGTCACCGCTGCCAGCTGGGCCTGGTTTGGCCACGCGCCCGACCGTCTGACACCCGGTCAGATCGCTCTGCTGATCGCCCTGCCACAAGCGCCCGAAGCCCGCCGCCCGGATCTGAGGCCGGAGAATGCCCGGTCAGGCCGCGCGCGAATTCTCGACCGGCTTGCCAGTTATGACATCATCGCCGCAGATATTGCCGCGGAATCCGCCAGTGATCCGATTCCGGTCCGCCACGATTTTCCGGGTTTGGCCTGGCATGCCAGCCAGTATTTACGGACCGCGAATGCTGACGGAGCCGTCAATATTCGCTCGACACTGGATTTCGGCCTGCAACAGCAAGCCGAGCGTCTGGCCCTCGACGCTGCTGAAGCGGCGGGGCCGGATGTCCAGCTCTCCATCCTGATCGTCGAGAATGAGACCCGCGCCGTGCGTGCCGCCATTGGTTCTGCCAGCCGCGCCCGTGATGGCGGATGGATTGATCTGTCCGACCGGCCGCGCTCACCCGGCTCCACGCTGAAACCCTTCATCTACGGGATGGCCTTCGATGACGGACTGGCGATGCCGCACACCCGTATCACGGATGCCCCGCGCCGCTTTGACAGTTATATGCCGGAGAATTTTGACCGCATGTTCCGGGGCGATGTCACCGTCGCCGAGGCCTTGCAACACTCGCTGAATGTCCCCGCAGTCGAAACACTTGATGCGGTGGGTGCCAGCCGCTTTGCCGCGGGTCTGCGCTTTGCCGGGGCCTCACCGGTCATTGGCAACAGCGCCGATACCGATACCGGTCTCGCCATTGCCCTGGGCGGAGCCGGGCTGACCGTTCGCGATCTCGCGACACTCTATACGGGCCTCGCGAATGGCGGCGAAGTGCGTCCTCTCGTCTGGACGGCAGACGCGCTGGCCGCCGACGCGCCCGGCATGCAGATCATGAGCGCCGAATCGGCCGGCGAGATCCTGAACATTCTGCGCGGAGCGCCCCAACCGTCCGGCCGCGCACCTGCCAGCCTGACCAGCAATGCGCCGGCCATCGCCTTCAAGACCGGCACGAGCTGGGGATATCGGGATGCCTGGGCCGCCGGAATTGCGGGAGGTTATACCGTCGTCGTCTGGGTCGGCCGCGCGGATGCGCGCCCGCGCACAGGGCAGACCGGACGCGAGGCGGCCCTGCCGATCCTGTTTGATATCTTCGACATGCTGCCACAACAGGAGACGCCGCGCGAAGACCGTGAGCCCTGGCGTCTCGCGCAGGAAACGCCCGAACCCATGGCAAGGTACAATCGCGACCCACAGCCGGAGATTCTGTTTCCGCCGGATGAAGCCGAAGTCTGGATGGAGGCCAGTGGCCGTGATTATGTCCTGGCGGGCCGGGCGGAAAGCGCCCTGCGCTGGTATGTGGACGGGCGGCCTGTCGCGCTCAATGCGGCGGGTGAGCCGGTCTGGACGCCGCAAGGCCCCGGTTTCTATGCCGTTCGCGCGGTCGATATAGAAGGGCGCTCCACCGTGTCACAGGTCCGCATCATCACGCCTGCCGGATAG
- a CDS encoding sterol desaturase family protein, which translates to MPDLPDPIQIAIPFFVLLIVAELIYAQRTGKAKFEPRDSGASLAMGLGNTIAGVVFAAVGASWFAFIGQYAVFDFGWAWYVWIICFVLDDFVYYWSHRFAHTIRWFWADHVTHHSSQHYNLTTALRQPWFNVFTLKFIWFGSWMILMGFPPAMVAFCGGLNLIYQFWIHTEVIKRLPAPVEAIMNTPSHHRVHHATNPLYLDRNYAGVFIIWDRMFGTFQAELDEEPCRYGIIRNLGTYNPLRISIHEWWGIVKDVASAKSFKHALAYVFAPPGWSPDGSRLTTKAIKQRAGVEKPVPAPVDADGTISPAE; encoded by the coding sequence ATGCCTGATCTTCCCGATCCGATCCAGATTGCTATTCCGTTTTTCGTGCTCCTGATTGTGGCCGAGCTGATCTATGCGCAGCGGACCGGCAAGGCGAAGTTCGAGCCCCGTGATTCCGGTGCCAGTCTGGCGATGGGTCTGGGCAATACAATTGCGGGTGTGGTTTTTGCGGCCGTGGGGGCCAGCTGGTTCGCCTTTATCGGCCAGTATGCCGTCTTTGATTTCGGCTGGGCGTGGTATGTCTGGATCATCTGCTTTGTGCTGGACGATTTCGTCTATTACTGGTCACACCGTTTCGCGCACACCATTCGCTGGTTCTGGGCCGATCATGTCACGCACCATTCTTCGCAGCATTACAATCTGACGACAGCCTTGCGTCAGCCCTGGTTCAACGTCTTCACGCTCAAATTCATCTGGTTCGGATCGTGGATGATATTGATGGGCTTCCCGCCGGCCATGGTTGCGTTCTGCGGGGGGCTGAACCTGATCTATCAGTTCTGGATCCATACCGAGGTGATCAAACGCCTGCCGGCGCCGGTCGAGGCGATCATGAATACGCCGTCGCATCACCGGGTTCACCATGCGACCAACCCGCTCTATCTCGACCGGAATTATGCCGGTGTCTTCATTATCTGGGACCGCATGTTCGGGACGTTTCAGGCCGAGCTGGACGAAGAGCCCTGCCGTTATGGCATTATCCGGAATCTGGGCACTTATAACCCCTTGCGTATTTCCATCCATGAATGGTGGGGCATTGTGAAAGATGTGGCCTCGGCAAAGTCCTTCAAGCACGCGCTGGCCTATGTTTTTGCGCCGCCGGGATGGTCGCCGGATGGATCGCGGCTGACGACCAAAGCCATCAAGCAAAGAGCGGGCGTTGAAAAGCCGGTGCCGGCACCGGTCGATGCCGATGGCACAATTTCGCCCGCGGAATAG
- a CDS encoding ferritin-like domain-containing protein gives MSLRDLYPLPNIDPSWTVPQEFDAVFDWEFDEGRKTLMHLYQKGKDMQWDAVNRIDWTQELDPENPMELPVEVGGLYGSPLWERMSAKDRIELTRHSQSWNISQFLQGEQAALLCAAKIVQQVPDLDAKFYAATQVMDEARHVEAYAKLLKKFDLAYPMTHPLQELVNQALRDSRWDMTYLAMQVVIEGLALAAFGAIRDMAQNPLARMVNAYVMEDEARHVAFGRISLKDYYPQLTQAERDEREEFLVEACWLMRGRMTDAREVYRALDLPEQECVDYSENSEIVQLYRQMLFQRIVPIVKDIGIWGKDIQKTYEEMGVLQYANLDPEELQRDDEAKAKEFDARRAYVEAVAKASGDGNVSAVGHAE, from the coding sequence ATGAGCTTGCGTGACCTTTATCCGCTGCCGAACATTGACCCAAGTTGGACCGTTCCGCAGGAATTTGATGCTGTTTTTGACTGGGAGTTTGATGAGGGTCGAAAGACGCTCATGCACCTTTATCAAAAAGGCAAGGACATGCAGTGGGATGCGGTCAATCGCATCGACTGGACACAAGAGCTGGATCCGGAAAACCCGATGGAGTTGCCGGTCGAAGTCGGCGGCCTCTATGGCTCGCCGCTCTGGGAACGGATGAGTGCGAAAGACCGCATCGAGCTGACCCGGCATTCCCAGTCCTGGAATATCTCCCAGTTTCTGCAGGGCGAGCAGGCCGCGCTTTTGTGCGCAGCAAAAATTGTCCAGCAAGTCCCGGATCTCGACGCCAAATTCTATGCCGCGACCCAGGTGATGGACGAGGCGCGCCACGTTGAAGCCTATGCCAAGCTTCTGAAGAAATTCGACCTGGCCTATCCGATGACCCACCCGCTTCAGGAGCTGGTCAATCAGGCGCTGCGCGACAGCCGCTGGGATATGACCTATCTGGCGATGCAGGTCGTTATTGAAGGGCTGGCCCTGGCCGCATTTGGTGCCATTCGCGATATGGCGCAGAATCCGCTGGCGCGGATGGTGAATGCCTATGTCATGGAAGACGAAGCGCGCCACGTGGCTTTTGGCCGAATTTCCCTGAAGGATTACTACCCGCAGCTGACACAGGCCGAGCGCGATGAGCGGGAAGAATTTCTGGTCGAAGCCTGCTGGTTGATGCGCGGTCGCATGACCGATGCCCGCGAAGTCTATCGCGCTCTGGATCTGCCCGAACAGGAATGTGTCGACTATTCGGAAAACTCTGAGATCGTTCAGCTTTACCGGCAGATGCTGTTCCAGCGCATCGTGCCGATCGTCAAGGATATCGGTATCTGGGGCAAGGACATCCAGAAGACCTATGAAGAGATGGGTGTGCTCCAGTATGCCAATCTCGATCCGGAAGAGTTGCAACGCGATGACGAGGCGAAAGCCAAGGAATTCGACGCGCGGCGCGCTTATGTCGAAGCGGTTGCCAAGGCCAGCGGCGACGGCAATGTCTCCGCTGTCGGACACGCCGAATAG
- a CDS encoding alpha/beta fold hydrolase, with amino-acid sequence MPEAQPVWLTSADGLRLFGRYYAGDAAKPLCLCLHGLTRNSRDFEDFAPALAGQGFPVLALDMRGRGESEYATDTATYSIETYVRDCLAWLDQSGADSAIWIGSSMGGGIAMYAAVMAPDRVRGLILNDIAPEIDPKGVENIRKIAGKGGAIRSWSDAARRCRDVNGHVHPDEDSDEFWLTFARRTHRQTGPESFRSDYDPAILASLGGGPSPEDRWNAFDLLREIPTLLVRGALSELVTREIADRMMLRRPDMDYVEVPNTGHTPLLTESVARDAIYEWLARQ; translated from the coding sequence ATGCCTGAAGCTCAGCCGGTCTGGCTGACCTCTGCTGACGGGCTTCGCCTCTTTGGCCGGTATTATGCCGGCGATGCGGCGAAGCCTCTTTGTTTGTGCCTGCATGGTCTCACCCGTAATTCGCGGGACTTTGAGGATTTTGCGCCCGCTCTGGCCGGACAAGGCTTTCCTGTCCTCGCACTCGATATGCGCGGGCGAGGGGAGAGCGAATACGCAACCGATACCGCCACCTATTCGATCGAAACCTATGTCCGGGACTGTCTGGCCTGGCTCGATCAGTCTGGCGCTGATTCGGCCATCTGGATTGGCTCGTCCATGGGCGGCGGCATTGCCATGTATGCCGCGGTGATGGCACCTGACCGGGTGCGGGGATTGATCCTGAATGATATTGCGCCGGAAATTGACCCGAAAGGGGTGGAAAATATCCGGAAAATTGCGGGCAAGGGCGGAGCTATTCGATCCTGGAGTGACGCCGCGCGGCGTTGCCGCGACGTGAATGGTCATGTCCATCCCGACGAGGATTCCGATGAATTCTGGCTGACCTTTGCGCGCAGAACGCACCGGCAGACGGGGCCGGAAAGTTTCCGTTCGGACTATGATCCGGCGATTCTGGCGTCGCTCGGGGGCGGTCCGTCGCCCGAAGATCGTTGGAATGCCTTCGACCTGTTGCGGGAAATCCCCACACTTTTGGTCCGTGGCGCGCTTTCCGAACTCGTCACCCGCGAAATCGCGGACCGCATGATGCTGCGCCGTCCGGATATGGACTATGTCGAGGTCCCGAATACAGGTCACACGCCCCTGTTGACCGAATCAGTCGCCCGCGACGCGATATATGAATGGCTGGCGCGGCAATAA